The Thermoflexus hugenholtzii JAD2 genome has a window encoding:
- a CDS encoding acetyl-CoA carboxylase biotin carboxyl carrier protein subunit produces the protein MKYIATVNGKTYTIEINREDRILCEGVERAVDFRLIDQQHVYSLLLDNASYEALIQEREGEYWVFLRGYLFTVQVEDERERRLREASGGRPGPAGEVTVKAPMPGLIVAVPVQEGQPVRKGEKLVLLESMKMQNEIRAPRDGVVKAVRVRPGQSVEQNQILVVLG, from the coding sequence ATGAAATACATCGCCACGGTGAACGGGAAAACCTACACCATCGAGATCAACCGGGAGGATCGCATCCTGTGCGAGGGCGTCGAGCGGGCGGTGGACTTCCGCCTGATCGACCAGCAGCACGTCTACTCCCTGCTCCTCGACAACGCCTCCTACGAAGCCCTGATCCAGGAGCGGGAAGGGGAATACTGGGTCTTCCTGCGGGGCTACCTCTTCACCGTGCAGGTGGAGGATGAGCGGGAGCGCCGCCTGCGGGAGGCCTCGGGCGGGCGCCCCGGCCCCGCCGGAGAGGTAACGGTGAAAGCCCCCATGCCTGGCCTCATCGTCGCCGTGCCGGTCCAGGAAGGACAGCCCGTCCGCAAAGGGGAGAAACTGGTCCTCCTGGAGTCTATGAAGATGCAAAACGAGATCCGGGCCCCCCGCGACGGGGTCGTGAAAGCGGTCCGGGTGAGGCCCGGCCAGAGCGTGGAGCAGAACCAGATCCTGGTGGTGCTGGGATAG
- the accC gene encoding acetyl-CoA carboxylase biotin carboxylase subunit, which produces MFRKVLIANRGEIAVRIIRACRELGIRTVAVFSEVDRNALHVRYADEAYCIGPAPARDSYLRIDKIIDVARWAGADAIHPGYGFLAERPDFAEACEEAGIVFIGPPPRAIGAMGDKATARKMAKALGVPIVPGTDGGLSDEDLMEAARRIGFPILIKASAGGGGKGMRIVRSPEEMPDALAAARREAMAAFGDDDVYLEKLVEGARHVEVQILADQHGHVIHLGERECSIQRRHQKLIEESPSPIVDEEMRRRMGEVAVRIAQAIGYVNAGTVEFLVDKDRNFYFIEMNTRLQVEHPVTEMVTGVDIVKEQIRIARGRKLRYRQEDIRQTGWAIECRITAEDPFNGFMPSTGRIITLAEPTGPGIRVDSGVYEGCEITPYYDSLIAKVIAWGETRGEAILRMRRALEEFRIIGIQTTIPFHQAILNSTRFLAGHFDTKFVEERFSMDDETPPELEEVAAIIATLVAHRRGQAATHVARRAAREIPGWKWAGRWEQLRRGG; this is translated from the coding sequence ATGTTCCGCAAAGTCCTGATCGCCAACCGGGGCGAGATCGCCGTGCGGATCATCCGGGCCTGCCGCGAGCTGGGCATCCGCACTGTGGCCGTGTTCTCCGAAGTGGACCGGAACGCCCTGCACGTGCGGTATGCCGATGAAGCCTACTGCATCGGGCCGGCCCCGGCCCGCGACAGCTACCTGCGCATCGACAAGATCATCGACGTCGCCCGATGGGCGGGCGCCGACGCCATCCATCCGGGCTATGGGTTCCTGGCGGAACGGCCGGATTTCGCCGAGGCCTGCGAGGAAGCCGGCATCGTCTTCATCGGCCCCCCTCCCCGGGCCATCGGGGCCATGGGCGACAAGGCCACCGCCCGCAAAATGGCCAAAGCCCTGGGCGTCCCGATTGTCCCCGGCACCGACGGCGGGCTCTCGGATGAAGACCTGATGGAGGCCGCCCGGCGCATCGGCTTCCCCATTCTGATCAAGGCCTCCGCCGGCGGCGGCGGCAAGGGCATGCGCATCGTCCGCTCCCCGGAGGAGATGCCCGACGCCCTGGCGGCGGCCCGCCGCGAGGCCATGGCCGCCTTCGGGGACGACGACGTCTACCTGGAGAAGCTGGTCGAGGGCGCCCGCCACGTGGAGGTCCAGATCCTGGCCGATCAGCACGGCCACGTCATCCACCTGGGTGAGCGGGAATGCTCCATCCAACGCCGCCATCAGAAACTCATCGAGGAATCGCCCTCCCCCATCGTCGACGAGGAGATGCGCCGGCGCATGGGGGAGGTGGCCGTGCGCATCGCCCAGGCCATCGGCTACGTCAACGCCGGCACCGTGGAGTTCCTGGTGGACAAAGACCGCAACTTCTACTTCATCGAGATGAACACCCGCCTCCAGGTGGAACACCCGGTGACCGAGATGGTGACCGGGGTGGACATCGTCAAGGAGCAGATCCGCATCGCCCGGGGGCGGAAGCTGCGCTACCGCCAGGAGGACATCCGCCAGACCGGATGGGCCATCGAGTGCCGTATCACCGCCGAGGACCCCTTCAACGGCTTCATGCCCTCCACCGGCCGCATCATCACCCTGGCCGAGCCCACCGGCCCCGGGATCCGGGTGGACAGCGGGGTCTATGAGGGCTGCGAGATCACCCCCTACTACGACTCCCTCATCGCCAAGGTGATCGCCTGGGGCGAGACCCGGGGCGAGGCCATCCTGCGCATGCGGCGGGCCCTGGAGGAGTTCCGCATCATCGGCATCCAGACCACCATCCCCTTCCATCAGGCCATCCTGAACAGCACCCGCTTCCTGGCCGGTCACTTCGACACCAAGTTCGTGGAGGAGCGCTTCTCCATGGACGACGAGACGCCGCCGGAGCTGGAGGAGGTGGCGGCCATCATCGCCACCCTGGTGGCCCACCGGCGGGGCCAGGCCGCCACCCACGTGGCCCGGCGGGCCGCGCGGGAAATCCCCGGCTGGAAGTGGGCCGGACGCTGGGAGCAGCTGCGGAGGGGCGGATGA
- the murJ gene encoding murein biosynthesis integral membrane protein MurJ: protein MSALSRIVRAAGLLTVAYLANGLLALLRQILIYATFGTSRELDAYWAAFRIPDLLFTLLAGGALLSAFLPVFTTHLARGQEEAAWRLADAVLTSVALAVSGLSVLAGLLAPTLVRLLLAPGVPPAQQQLTASLMRVMLITPTVFGVSGVVMGILQAHQQFLWIALAPLMYNLGIIFGVLFLTPVWGVHGLAGGVVLGSVLHLLVQAPGWWRVCGRYRPRLGWRDPDVREVMVLMAPRMLGLAAVQVNFLVNTRLVSGLGVGYLAALNLAWQLMLQPQIVLAQAVATAAFPTFSALAARGERAALRRTLAETLGLLLGATLPIAAGMILLRRPLIAVLFQRGAFGEASTELTAQALQFYALGLPAHAAVEVLARAFYALHDTRTPVGIGVAAMALNVLLSLAWIGPLRHGGVALANTVATTLEGVLLLGLLARRLEGMEVHRWGRSVGPVAIATLAMGLVLWPMAPWAAHHGWLGLALAGLAGAGTYGLTLHSLGVPWVRWLRHGRARPAHDA from the coding sequence ATGAGCGCCCTGTCTCGCATCGTCCGCGCAGCGGGCCTGCTGACCGTCGCCTATCTGGCGAACGGCCTGCTGGCCCTCCTCCGTCAGATCCTGATCTACGCAACGTTTGGCACCTCCCGGGAGCTGGATGCTTACTGGGCGGCCTTCCGGATCCCGGATCTCCTGTTCACGCTGCTGGCGGGGGGCGCGTTGCTCTCCGCCTTCCTGCCCGTCTTCACCACCCACCTCGCCCGGGGGCAGGAGGAGGCGGCCTGGCGGCTGGCCGACGCGGTGCTCACCAGCGTGGCCCTGGCCGTCAGCGGCCTCTCCGTGCTGGCCGGCCTGCTTGCCCCCACCCTGGTCCGCCTCCTGCTGGCCCCGGGGGTCCCGCCCGCGCAGCAACAGCTCACCGCCTCCCTGATGCGCGTGATGCTGATCACGCCAACGGTGTTCGGGGTGAGCGGGGTGGTGATGGGCATCCTGCAGGCCCATCAGCAGTTCCTCTGGATCGCCCTGGCCCCCCTGATGTATAACCTGGGCATCATCTTCGGGGTGCTGTTCCTGACGCCCGTCTGGGGGGTGCACGGGCTGGCCGGAGGGGTGGTGCTGGGCTCGGTGCTCCATCTCCTGGTCCAGGCGCCGGGATGGTGGCGGGTGTGCGGGCGTTACCGGCCCCGGCTGGGCTGGCGCGATCCGGATGTCCGCGAGGTGATGGTCCTGATGGCTCCCCGGATGCTGGGCCTGGCTGCGGTGCAGGTCAACTTCCTGGTCAACACGCGGCTGGTCTCCGGCCTGGGGGTGGGATATCTGGCGGCGCTGAACCTGGCCTGGCAGCTGATGTTGCAGCCGCAGATCGTGCTGGCCCAGGCGGTGGCCACGGCCGCCTTCCCCACCTTCTCGGCCCTGGCCGCCCGGGGCGAGCGGGCGGCCCTGCGCCGGACCCTGGCGGAGACCCTCGGGCTCCTGTTGGGGGCGACGCTTCCCATCGCGGCGGGGATGATCCTTCTGCGGCGGCCGCTGATCGCCGTCCTCTTCCAGCGAGGGGCTTTCGGGGAGGCCTCGACGGAGCTCACCGCCCAGGCGCTGCAGTTTTACGCCCTGGGCCTTCCGGCCCACGCGGCCGTGGAGGTGCTGGCGCGGGCCTTCTACGCCCTTCATGACACCCGCACGCCGGTGGGGATCGGGGTGGCCGCGATGGCCCTCAACGTCCTGCTCAGCCTGGCCTGGATCGGCCCCCTCCGGCATGGGGGGGTGGCCCTGGCCAACACGGTGGCCACCACCCTGGAGGGCGTGCTGCTGTTGGGGCTCCTGGCCCGGCGGCTGGAGGGAATGGAAGTCCACCGATGGGGGCGTTCGGTGGGGCCGGTGGCCATCGCGACGCTGGCGATGGGCTTGGTGCTGTGGCCGATGGCGCCGTGGGCGGCCCACCACGGATGGCTCGGGCTGGCGCTGGCCGGGCTCGCCGGCGCAGGGACCTACGGTCTGACCCTCCACAGCCTGGGCGTCCCCTGGGTGCGCTGGCTGCGCCACGGGCGCGCCCGGCCTGCCCACGATGCCTGA
- a CDS encoding acyl-CoA mutase large subunit family protein yields the protein MAAEVRIQEAEIRQAQRRWQEAIRDAPQRRPRFETPSGIPLEPLYTPADVEIDYLRDLGFPGEFPFTRGIYRTMYRGRLWTMRQYAGYATAEESNRRYRYLLAQGQTGLSVAFDLPTQLGYDADHPMAHGEVGRVGVSICSLEDMRRLLDGIPLDRVSLSMTINAPAAILLAMVLALAREQGVDWKQLRGTVQNDILKEYVARGLYIFPPEPSMRLAVDVMAFCHRHVPNWNPISISGYHIREAGATAVQEVAFTFAHALEYVRAAARTGLSIDDIGPQLSFFFNAHNHFLEEVAKFRAARRLWARLARDRLGATRPEAMMLRFHVQTGGSTLTAQQPENNIIRVTIQALAAILGGCQSLHTNAMDEALWLPTEKSARVALRTQQILAYESGVADTIDPLAGSYVIEHLTAEIERRAREEIDRIEAMGGALRAIETGYIQRAIAESAYQAQQAIESGEQIIVGVNAFQIEEERPELERLKVDPAIEEAQRARLQALRARRDGERVSALLSRIEEAARRPEEPLMPLFVEAVAADATLGEICGVLRRVWGEYQPPEVL from the coding sequence ATGGCGGCCGAGGTGCGTATCCAGGAAGCGGAGATCCGGCAAGCCCAGCGGCGATGGCAGGAGGCCATCCGGGACGCCCCGCAGCGCCGCCCTCGCTTCGAGACCCCTTCGGGCATCCCCCTGGAGCCCCTCTACACCCCGGCGGACGTCGAGATCGACTACCTGCGGGATTTGGGGTTCCCCGGGGAGTTCCCCTTCACCCGAGGGATCTACCGGACGATGTATCGGGGGCGGCTGTGGACCATGCGCCAATACGCCGGCTACGCCACCGCCGAGGAGTCCAACCGGCGCTACCGTTACCTGCTGGCTCAGGGCCAGACCGGCCTCTCGGTGGCCTTCGACCTCCCCACCCAGCTGGGCTACGACGCCGATCACCCGATGGCCCACGGGGAAGTCGGCCGGGTGGGGGTCAGCATCTGCTCCCTGGAGGACATGCGGCGCCTGCTGGACGGCATCCCCCTGGACCGGGTCAGCCTCTCCATGACCATCAACGCCCCAGCGGCGATCCTGTTGGCCATGGTCCTCGCCCTGGCCCGGGAGCAGGGCGTGGACTGGAAGCAGTTGCGGGGCACGGTCCAGAACGACATCCTCAAAGAATATGTGGCCCGTGGCCTTTACATCTTCCCGCCTGAGCCCTCCATGCGGCTGGCCGTGGACGTGATGGCTTTCTGCCACCGACACGTGCCGAACTGGAACCCCATCAGCATCAGCGGCTACCACATCCGAGAGGCCGGCGCCACGGCAGTCCAGGAGGTGGCCTTCACCTTCGCCCATGCCTTGGAGTATGTGCGGGCCGCCGCCCGCACCGGCCTCTCCATCGACGACATCGGTCCCCAGCTTTCGTTCTTCTTCAACGCCCACAACCACTTCCTGGAGGAAGTGGCCAAGTTCCGTGCCGCCCGTCGGCTCTGGGCCCGCCTGGCCCGGGATCGCCTGGGAGCCACCCGCCCGGAGGCGATGATGCTCCGCTTCCACGTGCAAACGGGCGGCAGCACCCTCACCGCCCAGCAGCCCGAGAACAACATCATCCGGGTGACGATCCAGGCCCTGGCTGCTATCCTGGGCGGCTGCCAGTCCCTCCACACCAACGCCATGGACGAAGCCCTCTGGCTGCCCACCGAGAAATCCGCCCGGGTGGCCCTGCGCACCCAGCAGATCCTGGCCTACGAATCGGGGGTGGCCGACACCATCGACCCCCTGGCCGGCAGCTACGTCATCGAACACCTGACGGCGGAGATCGAGCGCCGCGCCCGGGAGGAGATCGACCGCATCGAGGCCATGGGCGGGGCCCTGCGGGCCATCGAGACCGGCTACATCCAGCGGGCCATCGCCGAATCGGCCTACCAGGCCCAGCAGGCCATCGAATCTGGGGAGCAGATCATCGTGGGCGTGAACGCCTTCCAGATCGAGGAGGAGCGCCCGGAGCTGGAGCGGCTGAAAGTGGACCCGGCCATCGAGGAGGCGCAGCGGGCCCGCCTGCAGGCGCTGCGGGCCCGCCGGGATGGGGAGCGGGTCTCCGCCCTCTTGAGCCGCATCGAGGAGGCCGCCCGCCGGCCCGAGGAGCCCCTCATGCCGCTGTTCGTGGAGGCCGTGGCCGCCGACGCCACCCTGGGGGAGATCTGCGGGGTGCTGCGCCGGGTCTGGGGAGAATACCAGCCCCCCGAGGTCCTTTAA
- the menC gene encoding o-succinylbenzoate synthase, with translation MIVERVELRVIQMPLKEPFETSFGREHQREAILVTVYADGLEGWGEVVASRDFGYSYETTETAWYVLRTFLIPAVLGREIPDVESVARIGERLRGHPMARAGLEAAFWDLFARQAGLPLARYLGGVRDRIPVGVSIGLQPGDAELLEKIRGYLEEGYRRIKVKIKPGRDVEMIAAIRRAFPEIPLMADANSAYTLEDADRLAALDEFGLMMIEQPLHWDDLYEHALLQARLRTPLCLDESIHSVRHARAALELGSCRIINIKPGRVGGLLEARRIHDLCHARGVPVWCGGMLETGIGRAANVALASLPGFTLPGDLSASDRYYHEDLIDPPFVLQPDGTLAVPTGPGLGVAVDRRRVDRATIRMEAFRP, from the coding sequence ATGATCGTCGAGCGCGTGGAGCTCCGGGTGATCCAGATGCCCCTGAAGGAGCCTTTCGAGACCTCCTTCGGGCGGGAGCATCAGCGGGAGGCCATCCTGGTCACCGTGTATGCCGACGGCCTGGAGGGATGGGGCGAGGTGGTGGCTTCCCGCGATTTCGGGTATTCCTATGAGACCACGGAGACCGCCTGGTATGTGCTGCGGACCTTCCTGATCCCGGCGGTGCTGGGGCGGGAGATCCCGGATGTGGAGAGCGTAGCCCGCATCGGGGAGCGGCTCCGGGGACATCCCATGGCCCGGGCCGGGTTGGAGGCTGCCTTCTGGGATCTCTTCGCCCGCCAGGCGGGCCTGCCCCTCGCCCGTTACCTCGGCGGCGTTCGCGATCGGATCCCGGTGGGGGTGAGCATCGGGCTCCAGCCCGGCGACGCCGAGCTGCTGGAGAAGATCCGGGGCTATTTGGAAGAGGGATACCGCCGGATCAAGGTGAAGATCAAGCCGGGCCGCGATGTGGAGATGATCGCCGCCATCCGCCGGGCCTTCCCGGAGATCCCCCTCATGGCCGACGCCAACTCCGCCTACACCCTGGAGGACGCCGATCGCCTGGCCGCGCTGGACGAATTCGGGCTGATGATGATCGAGCAGCCCCTCCACTGGGATGACCTGTATGAGCACGCGCTCCTGCAGGCTCGCCTGCGCACGCCCCTCTGTCTGGACGAAAGTATCCACAGCGTCCGCCACGCCCGCGCGGCTCTGGAGCTGGGGTCCTGTCGGATCATCAACATCAAGCCCGGGCGGGTGGGCGGCCTGCTGGAGGCGCGGCGGATCCACGATCTCTGCCACGCCCGAGGCGTCCCGGTGTGGTGCGGGGGGATGCTGGAGACCGGCATCGGGCGGGCGGCCAACGTCGCCCTGGCCTCCCTCCCTGGTTTCACCCTCCCGGGAGATCTCTCGGCCAGCGACCGGTATTACCACGAGGATCTGATCGACCCGCCTTTCGTCCTTCAGCCCGATGGGACGCTGGCGGTGCCTACCGGGCCCGGCCTGGGGGTGGCCGTCGACCGCCGGCGGGTCGATCGGGCGACCATACGGATGGAGGCCTTCCGTCCTTGA
- a CDS encoding acyl-CoA carboxylase subunit beta, which translates to MQIEILEDRLEQLRQLRAEAQAGGGPERIAQQHAKGKLTARERLELLLDKGSFRELDPFVTTRVTDFGLAERRYLGDGVVTGWGTIDGRLVYVYAQDFTVLGGSLGEGHARKIVKIMDMAMKNGAPLIGLNDSGGARIQEGVLSLGGYADIFLRNVMLSGVVPQISAILGPCAGGAVYSPALTDFIFMVRRTSYMYITGPDVVRAVMHEEVTHEQLGGADVHTTISGVAHFAADTEADLFYMIRKLLSYLPSNNMEDPPYVPNGDDPLRMEERLNTIVPDDPTRPYDIKEAIRLIVDNGDFFEVQPDYAPNIVIGFARLGGHSVGIVANQPAVLAGALDIKASEKAARFVRFCDAFNIPIITFEDVPGFLPGVAQEHGGIIKAGAKLLYAYAEATVPKITVITRKAYGGAYCVMNSRHLRADLVLAWPTAELAVMGPEGAVNIIFRREIAEAPDPEARRAELVAEYRARFANPYVAASYGFVDDVIEPKETRPRLINALEMLQNKRDQNPPKKHGNIPL; encoded by the coding sequence ATGCAGATCGAGATCCTGGAGGATCGGCTGGAGCAGTTGCGGCAGTTGCGGGCGGAGGCTCAGGCCGGCGGGGGGCCGGAGCGGATCGCCCAGCAGCACGCCAAGGGGAAGCTCACGGCCCGCGAACGGCTGGAGCTCCTGCTGGACAAAGGCTCCTTCCGGGAGCTGGACCCCTTCGTCACCACCCGGGTGACCGATTTCGGGCTGGCCGAGCGCCGCTACCTGGGGGATGGTGTGGTGACGGGGTGGGGGACCATCGACGGCCGCCTGGTCTACGTCTACGCCCAGGATTTCACCGTCCTGGGGGGGAGCCTGGGGGAGGGCCATGCCCGCAAGATCGTGAAGATCATGGACATGGCTATGAAGAACGGAGCCCCCCTCATCGGCCTCAACGACTCGGGCGGCGCCCGGATCCAGGAGGGGGTCCTCTCCCTCGGCGGCTACGCAGACATCTTCCTGCGCAACGTCATGCTCTCCGGCGTGGTGCCGCAGATCAGCGCCATCCTGGGGCCGTGCGCCGGGGGGGCGGTTTACTCCCCCGCCCTCACGGATTTCATCTTCATGGTCCGCCGGACCAGCTACATGTATATCACCGGCCCCGATGTGGTGCGGGCGGTCATGCACGAGGAGGTCACCCACGAACAGCTGGGCGGCGCGGACGTCCACACGACCATCAGCGGCGTGGCCCACTTCGCCGCGGACACCGAGGCCGATCTCTTTTATATGATCCGCAAGCTCCTCTCGTATCTGCCCTCCAACAACATGGAGGATCCCCCTTACGTCCCCAACGGCGATGATCCCCTGCGCATGGAGGAGCGCCTCAACACCATCGTCCCCGACGACCCCACCCGCCCCTACGACATCAAAGAAGCGATCCGCCTGATCGTGGACAATGGGGACTTCTTCGAGGTCCAGCCGGATTACGCCCCCAACATCGTCATCGGCTTCGCCCGGCTGGGCGGCCACAGCGTGGGGATCGTGGCCAACCAGCCGGCGGTGCTGGCGGGGGCCCTGGACATCAAGGCCAGCGAGAAGGCGGCCCGGTTCGTGCGCTTCTGCGACGCCTTCAACATCCCCATCATCACCTTCGAGGACGTGCCGGGCTTCCTGCCGGGGGTGGCCCAGGAGCATGGGGGCATCATCAAAGCGGGGGCCAAGCTCCTCTACGCCTACGCCGAGGCTACCGTCCCCAAGATCACGGTGATCACCCGCAAGGCTTACGGCGGCGCCTACTGCGTGATGAACTCCCGGCACCTGCGGGCGGATCTGGTGCTGGCCTGGCCTACGGCGGAGCTGGCGGTGATGGGGCCCGAGGGGGCGGTTAACATCATCTTCCGGCGGGAGATCGCCGAGGCGCCGGACCCCGAGGCCCGGCGGGCGGAGCTGGTGGCGGAGTATCGGGCCCGCTTCGCTAACCCCTACGTGGCCGCCTCTTACGGCTTCGTGGACGACGTCATCGAGCCGAAGGAGACCCGCCCCCGCCTGATCAACGCCCTGGAGATGCTCCAGAACAAGCGGGACCAGAACCCGCCCAAGAAGCACGGGAACATCCCGCTGTGA
- the uvrC gene encoding excinuclease ABC subunit UvrC, with product MGSALGTEERADRTALEEKLRALPARPGVYMFRNAHGEVIYVGKAVSLRHRVRSYFQSGADLSPRVQRMVREIADLDFIVTDSELEALILEANLIKKHRPKYNVRLKDDKRYPYIRISVQDPYPKVTITRRIENDGARYFGPYTSASAVYQMLDELRRIFPYLTCDRTITGRDPRACLYYDLRRCLGPCIGAVSQAEYRAMIEGLIRFLEGYTEEVVRDLEARMWAAAEALQFERAAQLRDRLRAIRQVMERQKVVSTVATDRDVIAMARADGEACVEVFFIRQGRLIGREYFVLEGLEDADLQEALAGFLKQFYQAAAEVPPEIVLPEHIEEAAIIEQWLRQRRGDAVTLTVPREGEAAELVRLATENAMETLNALRARWLADRHRQEAALQELATALGLPAPPARIEGFDISNTQGTAVVGSMVVFIHGVPLKAHYRRFVVRTVQGRPDDYASMREVLTRRFRRWQEANASQRLPGQRPDESFAMLPDLLLVDGGKGQLGVALEVLEAFGLRERVPVAALAKEREELFLPGRSEGWLLPRSSPALFLIQRIRDEAHRFALSHHRARRERRSMASLLEEVPGIGPKRRRALLERFGSLEAIRQAPLEALIEAGLPRAVAERLKEALG from the coding sequence ATGGGTTCGGCGCTGGGGACGGAGGAGCGGGCGGATCGGACGGCCCTGGAGGAAAAGCTGCGGGCCCTGCCCGCGCGGCCGGGGGTCTACATGTTCCGGAACGCCCACGGGGAGGTGATCTACGTGGGCAAGGCGGTCTCGCTCCGCCATCGGGTCCGCTCGTATTTCCAGAGCGGCGCCGACCTCTCCCCCCGCGTCCAGCGCATGGTCAGGGAGATCGCCGATCTGGACTTCATCGTCACGGATTCGGAGCTCGAAGCCCTCATCCTGGAAGCCAACCTGATCAAGAAGCACCGGCCGAAATACAACGTCCGCCTGAAGGACGACAAGCGCTATCCCTACATCCGGATCTCCGTCCAGGATCCCTACCCCAAAGTCACCATCACCCGGCGGATCGAGAACGACGGCGCCCGCTATTTCGGCCCCTACACCTCCGCCAGCGCCGTCTATCAGATGCTGGACGAGCTGCGGCGGATCTTCCCTTATCTGACCTGCGACCGGACGATCACCGGGCGGGATCCCCGGGCGTGCCTTTACTACGACCTGCGGCGGTGCCTGGGGCCCTGCATCGGGGCGGTGAGCCAGGCGGAATACCGGGCGATGATCGAGGGGTTGATCCGCTTCCTGGAAGGCTACACCGAGGAGGTGGTCCGGGATCTGGAGGCCCGGATGTGGGCGGCGGCGGAGGCCCTGCAGTTCGAGCGGGCGGCCCAGCTGCGGGACCGCCTGCGGGCGATCCGCCAGGTGATGGAACGCCAGAAGGTGGTCTCCACGGTGGCCACGGATCGGGACGTGATCGCCATGGCCCGGGCCGACGGGGAGGCCTGCGTGGAGGTGTTCTTCATCCGCCAGGGCCGCCTGATCGGCCGGGAGTATTTCGTCCTGGAGGGCCTGGAGGACGCCGACCTGCAGGAGGCCTTAGCCGGCTTCCTTAAGCAGTTCTATCAGGCCGCCGCCGAGGTGCCGCCGGAGATCGTGCTGCCGGAGCACATCGAGGAGGCGGCTATCATCGAGCAATGGCTCCGCCAGCGGCGGGGCGACGCCGTGACCCTCACCGTCCCCCGGGAGGGGGAGGCGGCGGAGCTGGTGCGCCTGGCGACGGAGAACGCCATGGAGACCCTGAACGCCCTGCGGGCCCGCTGGCTGGCCGACCGCCACCGGCAGGAGGCGGCCCTCCAGGAGCTGGCCACGGCCCTGGGCCTCCCGGCCCCGCCCGCCCGCATCGAGGGCTTCGATATCTCCAACACCCAGGGGACCGCCGTGGTCGGCAGCATGGTGGTCTTCATCCACGGCGTCCCCTTGAAGGCGCACTACCGCCGCTTCGTGGTGCGCACGGTGCAGGGGCGACCGGACGATTACGCCAGCATGCGGGAGGTGCTGACCCGGCGCTTCCGCCGTTGGCAGGAGGCGAACGCCTCGCAGCGGCTCCCGGGCCAAAGGCCGGATGAGAGCTTCGCTATGCTCCCCGACCTCCTGCTGGTGGACGGGGGGAAAGGCCAGCTGGGGGTCGCCCTGGAGGTCCTGGAGGCCTTCGGGCTCCGGGAGCGGGTCCCGGTGGCCGCCCTGGCCAAGGAGCGGGAGGAGCTCTTCCTGCCCGGCCGATCGGAGGGATGGCTGCTGCCGCGCTCCTCGCCGGCCCTCTTCCTGATCCAGCGCATCCGGGATGAGGCCCATCGCTTCGCCTTGAGCCATCACCGGGCCCGGCGGGAGCGCCGCTCCATGGCCTCGCTTCTGGAGGAGGTCCCGGGCATCGGGCCGAAGCGGCGGCGGGCGCTGCTGGAGCGCTTCGGCTCCCTGGAGGCCATCCGTCAGGCCCCGCTGGAGGCCCTGATCGAAGCCGGGCTCCCCCGGGCGGTGGCCGAACGGTTGAAAGAGGCCCTCGGATGA